One segment of Comamonas thiooxydans DNA contains the following:
- the ggt gene encoding gamma-glutamyltransferase, whose translation MQLRTTALAASLLIALAGLSACSSTATLEPASNERAAIRNDATAQAAAPAVTQTAAAQAAAAAYDFELDVFHPVIAKNGMVASEQELATQIGVDILKAGGNAVDAAVAVGFALAVALPNAGNIGGGGFMMVHDAKSGKDIALDFREVAPRGASRNMYLDAGGKVIDGKSLYTHYAVGVPGTVAGMTHALSRWGSMPLARVMAPAIALADKGYPVSITLAKTLEQEKKNMGHWPATQAVFWKNGTPLQSGERLVQKDLAQSLRLISQQGAKAFYEGAIAQKIVAEMAPHANALSLQDLRDYKVAEREPVRGSYRGYQIVTMPPPSSGGAHLIQILNMMEHWPMNQWGADSAQSVHYMTEAMKLAYADRSEYLGDPDFVKIPLKGLISKSYASELAASIRPQQARPAKDIRPGKPQPYESDQTTHYSVVDKAGNAVAVTYTLNTNFGSGIVARGTGILLNNEMDDFSAKPGVANAYGLVGGDANAVQAGKRPLSSMTPTLVLKDGKPVLVTGSPGGARIITTVLQQVVNHIDFGMNPAEAAATPRFHHQWTPDELRVEKGFSPDTLALLRQWGHKVALKASMGRTQTIEIRDGLLRGASDPRNPDGKAMGF comes from the coding sequence ATGCAATTGCGCACCACCGCCCTGGCAGCCAGCCTGCTCATCGCCCTGGCCGGCCTGAGCGCCTGCAGCAGCACGGCAACGCTAGAGCCCGCCAGCAACGAACGCGCGGCCATCCGTAACGATGCCACTGCTCAGGCTGCAGCGCCTGCCGTCACCCAGACCGCCGCCGCCCAGGCAGCCGCTGCCGCATATGACTTCGAGCTGGATGTCTTTCACCCCGTCATCGCCAAGAACGGCATGGTGGCCTCGGAGCAGGAGTTGGCCACGCAGATCGGCGTGGACATTCTCAAGGCGGGCGGCAATGCCGTCGATGCCGCCGTGGCCGTAGGCTTTGCGCTGGCCGTGGCCTTGCCCAATGCCGGCAATATCGGCGGCGGCGGCTTCATGATGGTGCACGACGCCAAGAGCGGCAAGGACATTGCACTGGACTTCCGCGAAGTGGCACCCAGGGGCGCGTCACGCAATATGTATCTGGATGCAGGCGGCAAGGTCATCGACGGAAAATCGCTCTACACCCACTACGCCGTGGGCGTGCCCGGCACCGTGGCCGGCATGACGCACGCGCTCTCGCGCTGGGGCAGCATGCCGCTGGCCAGGGTCATGGCACCGGCGATTGCGCTGGCGGACAAGGGCTATCCCGTCAGCATCACCCTGGCCAAGACCCTGGAGCAGGAAAAAAAGAATATGGGCCACTGGCCCGCCACCCAGGCCGTTTTCTGGAAGAACGGCACGCCGCTGCAAAGCGGCGAGAGGCTGGTGCAAAAGGATTTGGCGCAGTCCCTGCGCCTGATCAGCCAGCAAGGTGCCAAGGCCTTCTACGAAGGGGCGATCGCGCAGAAGATCGTGGCGGAGATGGCGCCGCACGCCAATGCCCTCAGCCTGCAGGACCTGCGCGACTACAAGGTGGCAGAGCGCGAGCCCGTGCGCGGCAGCTATCGCGGCTACCAGATCGTGACCATGCCTCCGCCCTCTTCGGGCGGCGCGCACCTGATTCAGATCCTGAACATGATGGAGCACTGGCCCATGAATCAATGGGGGGCCGACAGCGCGCAAAGCGTGCACTACATGACCGAGGCCATGAAGCTCGCCTATGCCGACCGCTCCGAGTATCTGGGCGACCCGGACTTCGTGAAGATTCCGCTCAAGGGACTGATCTCCAAGAGCTATGCCAGCGAGCTGGCCGCCAGCATCAGGCCCCAGCAGGCCAGGCCTGCCAAGGACATCCGGCCCGGCAAACCCCAGCCTTATGAAAGCGACCAGACCACCCATTACTCCGTGGTGGACAAGGCCGGCAACGCGGTGGCCGTGACCTACACGCTGAACACCAATTTCGGCAGCGGCATCGTCGCCAGGGGCACGGGGATTTTGCTCAACAACGAAATGGACGACTTCTCGGCCAAGCCCGGTGTGGCCAATGCCTACGGCCTGGTGGGCGGCGATGCGAATGCCGTGCAGGCTGGCAAGCGGCCGCTGTCCTCCATGACACCGACCCTGGTGCTCAAGGACGGCAAGCCGGTTCTGGTCACCGGCAGTCCGGGCGGAGCGCGCATCATCACCACGGTGCTGCAGCAAGTCGTCAATCACATCGACTTCGGCATGAACCCGGCCGAGGCTGCGGCCACGCCGCGCTTTCATCACCAGTGGACGCCTGACGAGTTGCGCGTTGAAAAGGGCTTCAGTCCCGATACACTGGCCCTGCTCAGGCAATGGGGCCACAAGGTGGCACTGAAGGCATCCATGGGCCGCACGCAGACCATCGAGATCCGCGACGGCCTGCTTCGCGGCGCTTCGGACCCGCGCAACCCCGATGGAAAGGCCATGGGGTTCTGA
- a CDS encoding YSC84-related protein codes for MRQISLRSVAMAAALAAGAMTMTACTTTKPDTASAPRADSTTVNTRANAALERLYQTAPGSKEMVQRAKGVLIFPSVIGGSFVVGVEHGRGVLRVGGHNRGFYSTTAASIGWQAGGQSKAVIYVFNTQEALDKFLKSDGWSVGADATVAAGKIGANGSVDTTTAQAPVTSYVLTNAGLEAGVSLQGTKITKVVE; via the coding sequence ATGCGTCAAATTTCTCTGCGTTCTGTTGCGATGGCTGCTGCACTGGCTGCCGGTGCCATGACCATGACGGCCTGCACCACGACCAAGCCTGACACGGCATCGGCTCCCCGTGCCGATTCCACAACGGTCAATACCCGTGCCAATGCAGCTCTGGAGCGCCTGTACCAGACCGCACCAGGATCCAAGGAGATGGTGCAACGCGCCAAGGGGGTGCTGATCTTCCCGTCGGTGATTGGCGGCAGCTTTGTGGTCGGGGTGGAGCATGGACGCGGCGTGCTGCGCGTGGGCGGTCACAACCGTGGTTTCTATAGCACGACAGCGGCCTCTATCGGATGGCAGGCTGGTGGTCAGTCCAAGGCTGTGATCTATGTGTTCAACACACAGGAAGCACTGGACAAGTTCCTCAAGAGCGACGGCTGGTCCGTGGGGGCTGATGCCACCGTGGCTGCAGGCAAGATCGGAGCCAACGGCAGCGTGGACACCACGACCGCCCAGGCTCCCGTCACCAGCTATGTGCTGACCAACGCGGGTCTGGAGGCGGGCGTGTCGCTGCAGGGCACCAAGATCACCAAGGTGGTCGAATAA
- the xdhC gene encoding xanthine dehydrogenase accessory protein XdhC — protein sequence MWSETQQGILNRLAQQPLCWVQVQATRGSVPREEGAWMAVFADEVMGTIGGGHLEWQAIAQARQLLAQWDADPAALREHIQQYALGPSLGQCCGGALELHFAWFDVRDAQRLRALMPEPSQCVALFGAGHVGHALVRILRSLPYRVVWVDSRDAVFPVEEQIGVQCEHSDPVQAAVAELPPQSQVLIMSFSHAEDLEVVAQCLLRQRERGDLPFVGLIGSKTKWASFSSRLRRRGFSDAELAHITCPIGVPGITGKEPEVIAVAVAAQLLQRLSAS from the coding sequence ATGTGGAGTGAAACACAGCAAGGAATCTTGAACCGTCTGGCGCAGCAGCCGCTGTGCTGGGTGCAGGTACAGGCCACTCGTGGCTCCGTGCCCCGTGAGGAGGGGGCCTGGATGGCGGTGTTCGCCGATGAGGTGATGGGGACGATCGGCGGTGGTCATCTGGAGTGGCAGGCCATTGCCCAGGCGCGCCAGTTGCTGGCGCAGTGGGACGCAGACCCCGCAGCCTTGCGCGAGCATATCCAGCAGTATGCACTTGGCCCCAGTCTGGGCCAATGTTGCGGCGGTGCGCTGGAGCTGCACTTTGCATGGTTTGACGTCCGCGATGCTCAACGTCTACGAGCCTTGATGCCCGAGCCGTCGCAATGCGTGGCCTTGTTCGGCGCGGGCCATGTGGGACATGCGCTGGTGCGCATTCTGCGCAGCTTGCCGTACCGCGTGGTCTGGGTGGACAGCCGTGATGCAGTCTTTCCCGTGGAGGAGCAGATAGGGGTGCAGTGCGAGCATTCCGATCCGGTGCAGGCCGCGGTGGCAGAGTTGCCGCCGCAGTCGCAGGTGCTCATCATGAGCTTCAGCCATGCCGAAGACCTGGAGGTGGTGGCGCAATGCCTGTTGCGCCAGCGCGAGCGAGGAGATCTGCCTTTTGTGGGGTTGATTGGCAGCAAGACCAAATGGGCCAGTTTCAGCAGTCGCTTGCGCAGACGAGGGTTCAGCGATGCAGAGCTGGCTCATATCACCTGTCCGATCGGCGTGCCGGGCATTACCGGCAAGGAACCCGAGGTGATCGCTGTGGCGGTGGCGGCACAGCTTCTGCAGCGCTTGTCTGCGAGCTGA
- a CDS encoding DoxX family protein: protein MKFWNYFHHPKAALVVLRVTLALLMLLHGWAKIRYGIGSIEAKIESLGAPGFLAYAVYLGEVVAPLLLLVGLWVVPAALVIAVNMVVAFALMHTRQILMLNNTGGWALELQAFYFVSALVVAMAYSKGK, encoded by the coding sequence ATGAAGTTCTGGAATTACTTTCACCACCCCAAGGCAGCGCTGGTTGTGCTGCGTGTCACGCTGGCCTTGCTCATGCTGCTGCACGGCTGGGCCAAGATTCGTTATGGCATAGGCAGCATCGAGGCGAAGATCGAGAGTCTGGGTGCACCGGGCTTTCTCGCCTATGCGGTCTATCTGGGCGAAGTGGTCGCCCCCTTGCTGTTGCTGGTGGGCCTATGGGTGGTACCCGCCGCACTGGTGATTGCGGTGAATATGGTGGTGGCATTTGCGCTGATGCACACCCGGCAGATTCTGATGCTCAACAACACCGGCGGCTGGGCACTGGAGCTGCAGGCCTTTTATTTTGTGAGCGCCCTGGTGGTGGCCATGGCCTATTCCAAGGGCAAATAA
- the glxR gene encoding 2-hydroxy-3-oxopropionate reductase gives MNASSLKLGFIGLGIMGAPMCGHLIAAGHQLFVNTVGKVPANIAETSATQCTTARGVAERADIIFIMVPDTPDVEKVLFGEDGVAAGLKGSSGKIVVDMSSISPVATKDFAKRIEAAGAQYLDAPVSGGEVGAKNGTLSIMVGGPDAAFERVKPLFDKMGKNITLVGGNGDGQTAKVANQIIVALNIEAVAEALLFASRAGADPARVREALLGGFASSKILEVHAERMIKRTFDPGFRIALHQKDLNLALSSARQLGVSLPNTAQAQELFNSCVAHGGAGWDHSGMVRALEIQANFEIGQKAE, from the coding sequence ATGAACGCATCGTCTCTCAAGCTGGGCTTTATCGGTCTGGGCATCATGGGCGCGCCCATGTGCGGTCACCTGATTGCGGCCGGCCACCAGCTGTTCGTCAACACCGTGGGCAAGGTGCCTGCCAACATCGCCGAAACCAGCGCCACCCAGTGCACCACCGCTCGCGGTGTGGCCGAGCGTGCCGACATCATCTTCATCATGGTGCCCGACACTCCCGACGTGGAGAAGGTGCTGTTCGGTGAAGACGGCGTGGCAGCCGGCCTGAAGGGCAGCTCCGGCAAGATCGTGGTCGACATGTCCTCGATCTCGCCCGTGGCCACCAAGGACTTCGCCAAGCGCATCGAAGCCGCAGGCGCCCAGTACCTGGACGCTCCCGTCTCCGGCGGTGAAGTCGGCGCCAAGAACGGCACCCTGTCCATCATGGTCGGCGGCCCCGATGCAGCCTTCGAGCGCGTCAAGCCCCTGTTCGACAAGATGGGCAAGAACATCACCCTGGTGGGCGGCAACGGCGACGGCCAGACTGCCAAGGTGGCCAACCAGATCATCGTGGCTCTGAACATCGAAGCCGTGGCCGAAGCCCTGCTGTTCGCATCGCGCGCCGGTGCCGATCCAGCACGTGTGCGTGAAGCCCTGCTGGGCGGTTTTGCTTCTTCCAAGATCCTGGAAGTGCATGCCGAACGCATGATCAAGCGCACCTTCGATCCTGGCTTCCGCATTGCCCTGCACCAGAAGGACCTGAACCTGGCTCTGTCCAGCGCTCGTCAGCTGGGCGTGTCCCTGCCCAACACCGCACAGGCACAGGAACTGTTCAACAGCTGCGTGGCTCACGGCGGCGCTGGCTGGGATCATTCGGGCATGGTGCGTGCCCTGGAAATCCAGGCCAACTTCGAAATCGGTCAGAAGGCTGAATAA
- a CDS encoding urate hydroxylase PuuD, translating into MESYILDWAGLLLRWLHVITAIAWVGSSFYFVFLDSSLTPPVDDDLKKQGVNGELWAVHGGGFYHPVKFNVSPPKMPDHLHWFYWESYTTWLSGFALLTVSYLWNANIYLVTPGDPNAMSTGAAVASALGFLVVFWLLYDFICRTFGQKKNGDATVGAMVLVLVCIAAYLACHIFPGQAAFLLMGAMIATSMSANVFFWIIPGQRKVVASLKAGEPVDPRHGQRAKQRSVHNTYFTLPVLFAMLSNHYGWLYSHKLNWLVLIGMMFAGAAIRQFFVMRHGYKLGRNSHPWPYAAVGVAALLAVFVWLKPAPVAATAPVAAAPAAPAAPAAEVATPAAEAASPAAAPAAAGGEGFAKVNAIFQQHCVVCHGTAIQQKAVRLDSPEAVKSHAQQIYQQVVQLKKMPFGNPAALSDDERNLIKTWYESGAAVN; encoded by the coding sequence ATGGAAAGCTACATTCTCGACTGGGCCGGCCTGCTGTTGCGGTGGCTCCACGTCATTACCGCGATCGCCTGGGTCGGTTCCTCCTTCTACTTTGTGTTCCTGGACAGCAGCTTGACGCCGCCCGTGGATGACGACCTGAAGAAGCAGGGCGTTAACGGCGAACTCTGGGCTGTGCACGGTGGCGGTTTCTACCACCCCGTCAAGTTCAATGTGTCTCCTCCCAAGATGCCGGATCACCTGCACTGGTTCTACTGGGAAAGCTACACCACGTGGCTGTCCGGTTTTGCCCTGCTGACGGTCTCCTACCTCTGGAACGCCAATATCTATCTGGTCACTCCCGGCGACCCCAATGCCATGAGCACCGGCGCTGCCGTGGCTTCGGCTCTGGGATTCCTGGTGGTTTTCTGGCTGCTGTATGACTTCATCTGCCGCACTTTCGGCCAGAAGAAGAATGGCGACGCCACCGTCGGTGCCATGGTTCTGGTTCTGGTGTGTATCGCCGCCTACCTGGCCTGCCACATCTTCCCCGGCCAGGCCGCCTTCCTGCTGATGGGCGCGATGATCGCGACGTCCATGAGCGCCAACGTGTTCTTCTGGATCATCCCTGGCCAGCGCAAGGTGGTGGCCTCGCTCAAGGCTGGCGAGCCTGTGGACCCACGTCATGGTCAACGTGCCAAGCAGCGCAGCGTGCACAACACCTATTTCACGCTGCCCGTGCTGTTCGCCATGCTGTCCAATCACTATGGCTGGTTGTACAGCCACAAGCTGAACTGGCTGGTGCTGATCGGCATGATGTTTGCCGGCGCTGCCATTCGCCAGTTCTTCGTGATGCGCCATGGCTACAAGCTGGGTCGCAACAGCCACCCCTGGCCTTACGCTGCTGTCGGCGTAGCTGCTCTGCTGGCCGTGTTTGTCTGGCTCAAGCCTGCTCCTGTGGCTGCAACTGCTCCAGTAGCGGCTGCTCCTGCGGCCCCCGCAGCCCCTGCAGCTGAAGTCGCAACTCCTGCCGCCGAAGCCGCGTCACCTGCTGCAGCTCCCGCAGCCGCTGGTGGAGAAGGCTTTGCCAAGGTCAATGCCATTTTCCAGCAGCATTGTGTGGTGTGCCACGGCACGGCCATCCAGCAAAAAGCGGTTCGCCTGGACTCCCCCGAAGCGGTGAAGTCGCACGCTCAGCAGATCTACCAGCAGGTGGTTCAGCTGAAGAAGATGCCTTTCGGCAACCCTGCGGCTCTGTCGGATGACGAACGCAACCTGATCAAGACCTGGTACGAGTCCGGCGCTGCCGTGAACTGA
- the uraH gene encoding hydroxyisourate hydrolase, whose amino-acid sequence MGLSTHVLDTMNGCPAAGMAVELFSTEGDKATLIKSLVLNHDGRTDAPLFDNNTLKVGTYRLTFDVAAYFKARGVQLPEPSFLNKVSLDFGVANVEQHYHVPLLVSPWSYSTYRGS is encoded by the coding sequence ATGGGCCTGAGCACCCACGTTCTCGACACCATGAATGGCTGCCCCGCCGCAGGCATGGCCGTCGAGCTGTTTTCCACCGAAGGCGACAAGGCCACGCTGATCAAGAGCCTGGTGCTCAATCATGACGGCCGCACCGATGCGCCGCTGTTCGACAACAACACGCTCAAGGTCGGCACTTACCGCCTGACCTTTGATGTTGCGGCCTACTTCAAGGCCCGTGGCGTGCAACTGCCCGAGCCCAGCTTCCTGAACAAGGTGAGCCTGGACTTTGGCGTGGCCAATGTGGAGCAGCACTACCACGTGCCTTTGCTGGTCAGTCCCTGGAGCTACTCCACCTATCGCGGCTCCTGA